AAGAAAAGGTTTTTCATTCAGTACGTGCGCGATGTAGGCGAGCAAATATACTACTTTGGGCTTTGGACAACTCGAATCGTGTTCTCCCTTACAACAAGGATATTCAACATTTATTGTGGAATACTTTGGCTGCAAAACAAGCATGCAGCAAAGGGCGGTTGTACATTTGAGCAAAGCAGAAACAATGACAGCCCCTAAGCGTATTGCAGTAGTTTGCGGTGGTTATACCGGCGAAAAGGCTATTTCGATGAAAAGTGCCGAGATGGTGATGAACAATATTGACCGGCAAAAATTTGACCCTGTATTGGTTCGGATTGAACGCGACGGCTGGTGGGCTCAAGTAAACAAACTGGATATTCCGGTTGACAAAAATGACTTTTCAGTACGCATTCACGATGATGCCTTTCGGTTTGACGCAGCCCTCATTGCTATTCACGGCACGCCGGGTGAAGACGGAAAACTGCAAGGTTATTTTGATATGATTGGTATGCCTTACCAAACGGGTGGTGTGCTAAACATGGCGCTTACTTTTGATAAGTTCCGCACGGTTTCGGCACTCCGCGAGGGGGGATTTCAGGTAGCACAATCTGTGGTGCTCAAAAACACCGACGCATTTAAGCCCGACGAAATCCTGACAACCATCGGCTTACCGTGCTTTGTAAAACCCACCAACGCGGGTTCGAGCCTGGGAATATCGCGGGTTGACGAAGCAGAACAGCTTCCGGCAGCCATCGAAAAAGCCTTTGCCGAAAACCCCCATATTATGGTTGAAGCAATGGTGAGCGGAACTGAAATCACCTGTGGAGTGATGCGCATCAACGGCAAAACTACGGCTCTGCAAATCACAGAGATTGTATCGTACAATTCCTTTTTCGATTACGAAGCCAAGTACCGCGAAGACCGTCGCGAAGAAATCACCCCGGCCCGAATCGCTGAGCAAGACTTTGAAAATTGCCTGCGCACCTCCGAAGCGATATTCGATTTTCTGGACTGCCGGGGCGCTGCGCGGGTGGATTATATCTTGAACGAAAACGGGCTTTTTTGTATCGAAATCAACACCGTGCCGGGTATGTCCGAAGTGAGCATTTTACCCCAGCAATGTGAAGCATGTGGAATGAGTAAAACGGAGCTGATAACCCAAATGCTCGAAGGCTAAACCGGAGGTCTATGCTTTGCGCAAATCAAAAAACACCACCGGTTTTCTGCTCATTTCCGGAAATTTACGGCGCTTGATTTCGGCGGCATCGCAAAACACAATATCGGGTGCAACGCGTAACCTGGCCCTGAACCGGTCTTTAATCACTTTGATGAACTTGTCGTCATTGCGCGATGACGCCAAACATACCCGAATGGCATCGGTGCCGAGGTCGTTGGTGTAAACCTCCACAAGGTAGTCGTCCACTCCGTCAATGTGATGCAGCACGTCATACAGTGCGGGCGGGTAAAGAGTGGTTCCTTTGAATTTTATCATTTGCTGTTTGCGCCCCACCACCGGACTCAATCGCATGGTGGTTCTTCCACAGGCGCATGGATCGCGGTGTGCTATACAGAGGTCACCGGTTTTGTAACGCAACAGCGGCGTTCCTTCCACTCCGAGGGTTGTAATCACCACCTCGCCCACTTCGCCATCGCCAACGGGCAAATGATGATCATCCAGCAGCTCAACCACTATAAGTTCAGGCAATTGATGCCCACCCACACCGTGCTCGCATTCGGTAAAAGCGGTTGACATTTCGGTAGAGGCATAGGTTGTATGTAAATCAATGGGCCAGTGATCCGCTATCCGTTTTCCCAATGTATTTAGCGAAAAATCTGCGTTGCGGAGCGGTTCGCCGATGCAAATCGCCTTCTTCACCGAACTGTTTTGAAAGTCGATATTATGTTCTCTTGCGTAGTCAATCATCTTCACCAAAAAAGAGGGAACCGCCACCAGCACAGTGGGCCTGAGTCGCATAATAGAATCCCACTGCAATTCGGGCATACCAGAACCTACGCGCACCACACCGGCACCCAGCTCGCGGGCGCCCAGAAAATAGGCCATACCTGCCATAAAGCGGCGGTCAATGGTGGTCATAAGCTGAAAAACATCATCGCTGGTGAATCCTGCCACGGCAAAAGATCGAGCCTCATTGTAGGCCAGCCGCTGCAAATCATTCTCTGTGAGTGCCACCACCACAGGGTCGCCAAGTGTGCCACTGGTGGTTACATAGTCAATGATTTCTTTGCGGGGCACACAGAAAAAATCTTCGTTGTGCAAATGCAGATCCTCCTTGGTGGTTACCGGAAGTTGCTGCAAATCTGCCACCGTCCGAATTTCTTCAGCGCGGATGTTCATCTCTGCAAAGAGCGTTCGGTAATAAGGAGAGTACTCAGCCATATAGGCTACTTGTTCGCGCAGCTTCTCATCCTGCATGTGCGCAATGAACTCCGGTGCAGCAAAGTCAATGTTTTCCGTTGCGGAGTCTTTTTTCATGGTTGGGCTTGATCGAGCAAATCGTTTAAATCTCTTTTCACCGAAGCGTAAGGAAGTGGTTTTCGCAGCGCTTTTTCCAAATAAGGTCTGGCTTTAGCGGGCTGGCCGCGCTGCAACCAATACTCGCCCACCAGCGCATAGCCCAGGTAATAATCCGGATTGAGGGCGATGTAATCATCCAAAGACAGCTCGTCTTCAAAAGCCTCGCGGTTTCGCAACACCCGCTGCATGGAGGAAGTCCAGCCTCTGAAACGCTCAAAATCCATCATGGCCGGTGTTTGCACCCATGGGTGCGGAGCGATGCGCAAGCTATCCACAGACATTGCCTTGCCGGGCTGCGGGGCATTTTCGCCAAAAATAGCGTTCAAATCATAAGCGGTAAAGGCGCCCATTTGCCAGGGTGAGGAAGACACCCACGCCATACCGGATGAGGGCTTGAAGATAACACCGTGGTGCGCAATAAGCTGATTGATGGCCATGGGGTTCCCAAGCCCGAGCGACTCTCCTCCCACTCCGCCTTTGTGGCGAAGAAGGTCTGCTATGTGTTCAGGGTGTAGCGACGCGGTATCGAGCAAGCTGTGCATCAGTTTATAGCGATAGGGCGAGTCGGAGGTTTCTTTCCAGGTTTGGTTGAGTTCGGTTTCGCTCAGGGCCTCGCTCTGAAAGTGATTGGAACAAACCAACGGAAATGTTTCGGGGCGAAAGAGATGCGCTTCATGGGGTGTTTTCTCGATAATGGCAGCAGCGTCGTCGCGAGCAGAGGCAATCAGCAGCGATTCTGACACAAAGGTTTGCCGCTTTCGGGCAATGGCAAGGGCCTCATCAATGGTGGAAGCGTATTGCAAAATTTCGCGCGCCAGAATAGAAATGGGTGTGGCCGACGACGTGGGAACCTCCGAGGGGGCCGCGTTGAGGGTGATGGTTAAGCCGGCCTGATTCATCCCCGATACCACACCAATCATTCCCGGCCATGTTACCGAAAGAAAGGCATAGCCGCTGTCGGGTTTTACGAGCGCCACAATTTTATTCTCGGCGAAGCCATCGCCCACATAAAAATCAAAATTGCGCCCCACCACCAGTTCGCTGTCTTCATCTTCGGTGGCAAATGAGGTACACCCCACAAGAGCAAGGTTTTGTAGCGCGTGACCAATATCGTGAGCCGCGTGGTAGTTCATGGCGCGGTCGTACTTCTGGCTTACAAAATCAAAAGTATCGGGCATGTGCATGGCCACTCCGAAAATTTCCTGCTGGTACTCGTTGATGACATGCTTATTCATGTTTCTGTTGAAGAAGCCCACGAGGTACTTCAGAAAGCGAAGGTAGCTTTCATTGGGAACCAGTTCACGGATCTGGTCAATGAAATGCTTCTCCTGCACATAGAGCAGATCTTCGGCGAGTTTGCCGTGCACCACTCCCCTGCGAAAGGCGTTGCCTTCGAGGTACATCTCCCAATTTCCGTCGTTGTTAAGCACCAGAAACGATTCTCCTAGTCTGCGATCGGTGTGGCTGAGGTGTTCCGCTTTGAGCAACATCAAATCTTTATCCTGCACATCGGGTGGTTGCAGCTTAGACACGCTCTTGAGGTACACTAAGAACCCCGCTGCCAGTCCCAAAAAAACCAGCATCACCACTGCAGAAATCTGTAAGAAGCGTCTCATTTCAACTTTGCACAAAGATAACTTCGCAAAGCAATTGCAGGCCGCCACAGTGTTGTACCTTCGCAAAAACACCTTTGTTGATGAAAGCGAGTACGGCGCAGTTTACAAAAACAATCAC
This genomic stretch from Cryomorphaceae bacterium harbors:
- a CDS encoding D-alanine--D-alanine ligase → MQQRAVVHLSKAETMTAPKRIAVVCGGYTGEKAISMKSAEMVMNNIDRQKFDPVLVRIERDGWWAQVNKLDIPVDKNDFSVRIHDDAFRFDAALIAIHGTPGEDGKLQGYFDMIGMPYQTGGVLNMALTFDKFRTVSALREGGFQVAQSVVLKNTDAFKPDEILTTIGLPCFVKPTNAGSSLGISRVDEAEQLPAAIEKAFAENPHIMVEAMVSGTEITCGVMRINGKTTALQITEIVSYNSFFDYEAKYREDRREEITPARIAEQDFENCLRTSEAIFDFLDCRGAARVDYILNENGLFCIEINTVPGMSEVSILPQQCEACGMSKTELITQMLEG
- a CDS encoding phenylacetate--CoA ligase family protein, which produces MKKDSATENIDFAAPEFIAHMQDEKLREQVAYMAEYSPYYRTLFAEMNIRAEEIRTVADLQQLPVTTKEDLHLHNEDFFCVPRKEIIDYVTTSGTLGDPVVVALTENDLQRLAYNEARSFAVAGFTSDDVFQLMTTIDRRFMAGMAYFLGARELGAGVVRVGSGMPELQWDSIMRLRPTVLVAVPSFLVKMIDYAREHNIDFQNSSVKKAICIGEPLRNADFSLNTLGKRIADHWPIDLHTTYASTEMSTAFTECEHGVGGHQLPELIVVELLDDHHLPVGDGEVGEVVITTLGVEGTPLLRYKTGDLCIAHRDPCACGRTTMRLSPVVGRKQQMIKFKGTTLYPPALYDVLHHIDGVDDYLVEVYTNDLGTDAIRVCLASSRNDDKFIKVIKDRFRARLRVAPDIVFCDAAEIKRRKFPEMSRKPVVFFDLRKA